A portion of the Sphaerochaeta pleomorpha str. Grapes genome contains these proteins:
- a CDS encoding U32 family peptidase: protein MTELALPAGSLQAALVAFKEGADAVYLGMHRFSARKEATNFNFEDLAKLKQVANEQQKKIYVTVNTIITDEQLSDAVKLLRQISFIGCDGVIVQDLGIAHLIKTQFPSLSLHGSTQLAVHTIEGVRQMQDMGFERVVLSRELTLEEIQVIREACPDIELKVFIHGALCYGFSGLCTASQQLCGRSANCGACAQICRSWFSLEGDKEVSEALSPVPEGKTTGWYFSMSDLKGGEAAKALDEMGIESLKVEGRMKGPAYSEAASKYYRSVLDGTATEEEKQALEESLSVVFARRQTGGWLTGYGRTSQSFVPRKKPTLGSTSYPGHRGIPAAQVLVVKGDYAVVTTKCNLAIRDGIMFFTKGINQPIDTVKFSLSGIYDNKGNSITYAYKGETVEIEIPRSGPIPHAGETLYLISAHDQNPALLNESVQTVKYPLDLEVRIGKEGISLQTSFMGEKINQNYPADISVAKKSQDLTHHLETIFSQSDTSYCTLGSLSYTNETGLKDEEVFLPLSVLKSIRRDWYGILDKKLANWLESEVVFPASERKADMVTLPSREKLCTKEGLPYLDIYQVASMLESGKKIEGLLFFENDLFYLPLSPVMFEEERYYKSLDTIVRMLKEGNYLERTLIGLNNIAQIRWAKRNPDVHCFFDTYLYLANSEAAKMALQIYPSLAGGYLWMENDSFASERWPFEPSRVGTLYAPPLFISRSCFRHDSLMLKCDQCPHKGSWYVKQQNHRYHVMVNDCITTVVKA from the coding sequence ATGACTGAATTAGCACTGCCCGCAGGATCTCTCCAGGCAGCCCTGGTAGCCTTCAAAGAAGGTGCCGATGCCGTTTATCTTGGCATGCACAGGTTCTCTGCAAGAAAAGAAGCTACCAATTTCAACTTTGAAGACCTGGCAAAACTCAAGCAGGTAGCAAATGAGCAACAGAAAAAAATCTATGTAACGGTAAATACAATCATTACCGATGAACAACTTAGTGATGCGGTAAAACTTCTACGCCAGATTTCCTTCATCGGTTGCGATGGAGTCATTGTCCAGGACCTGGGTATCGCCCACCTCATCAAAACCCAGTTCCCCTCGCTGAGCCTGCATGGAAGCACACAGCTTGCTGTCCATACTATTGAAGGCGTGAGACAAATGCAGGATATGGGATTCGAACGTGTCGTCCTTTCTAGGGAATTGACACTTGAAGAAATCCAGGTAATACGGGAAGCCTGTCCCGATATCGAGTTGAAAGTATTTATCCATGGGGCCCTTTGCTATGGATTTTCCGGTCTCTGTACGGCAAGCCAGCAACTTTGCGGCCGCAGCGCCAACTGCGGGGCCTGTGCACAGATCTGCCGTTCCTGGTTCTCCCTCGAAGGGGACAAGGAAGTTTCTGAAGCTCTCTCCCCTGTACCCGAAGGAAAAACAACCGGATGGTATTTTTCCATGAGTGACCTCAAGGGAGGCGAGGCAGCAAAGGCCCTTGATGAGATGGGTATCGAAAGCCTGAAGGTTGAAGGCCGCATGAAGGGACCCGCCTACAGCGAGGCTGCCAGCAAATATTATCGTTCTGTCCTCGACGGAACAGCAACGGAAGAAGAAAAACAAGCGCTCGAAGAGAGCCTTTCAGTCGTATTTGCCCGAAGACAGACCGGAGGCTGGCTCACTGGCTACGGAAGGACCAGCCAATCGTTCGTACCAAGAAAGAAACCTACCTTGGGCAGCACGAGCTATCCTGGGCACAGGGGTATCCCGGCTGCACAGGTTCTCGTTGTCAAAGGCGACTATGCAGTGGTGACAACCAAATGCAACCTTGCTATCCGCGATGGCATCATGTTTTTTACAAAAGGCATCAACCAGCCAATCGATACGGTCAAATTCAGCCTCAGTGGAATCTATGACAACAAGGGAAATAGTATCACCTATGCATACAAAGGCGAAACAGTAGAGATCGAAATACCCCGTTCCGGTCCGATCCCCCATGCAGGGGAAACCCTGTATCTGATCAGTGCCCACGACCAGAACCCTGCCTTGCTCAATGAGAGTGTGCAGACGGTGAAATATCCCTTGGACCTGGAAGTAAGAATAGGAAAAGAAGGGATCTCCCTCCAAACCAGTTTCATGGGCGAAAAGATTAATCAGAACTACCCGGCCGATATTTCGGTGGCCAAAAAAAGCCAGGACTTGACCCATCACCTTGAGACTATTTTTTCCCAGAGTGATACGTCCTACTGTACCTTGGGTTCACTATCCTATACGAATGAGACCGGATTGAAGGACGAAGAGGTATTTCTGCCCCTTTCCGTTCTGAAATCGATCAGACGTGACTGGTACGGAATCCTTGACAAGAAACTTGCCAATTGGTTGGAAAGTGAAGTTGTTTTCCCTGCATCTGAAAGAAAAGCCGATATGGTAACCCTACCAAGCAGGGAAAAGCTCTGTACAAAGGAAGGGTTGCCGTACCTCGACATCTATCAGGTTGCATCAATGCTGGAAAGCGGGAAAAAGATAGAAGGATTGCTGTTTTTCGAAAATGATCTTTTCTACCTGCCCCTCTCTCCTGTGATGTTCGAAGAAGAACGGTATTACAAAAGCCTCGATACAATCGTACGTATGCTCAAAGAAGGAAACTATCTGGAAAGAACGCTTATCGGGTTGAATAATATCGCCCAGATTCGCTGGGCAAAGAGAAACCCGGACGTACACTGCTTTTTCGACACCTACCTCTATCTTGCAAACAGCGAGGCTGCCAAGATGGCTTTACAGATTTATCCAAGTCTGGCAGGAGGATATCTCTGGATGGAAAATGATTCCTTTGCATCTGAGCGATGGCCGTTTGAGCCCTCCAGAGTAGGAACGTTGTATGCACCTCCCCTGTTTATAAGCAGGAGCTGTTTCCGCCATGATTCCTTGATGCTCAAATGCGACCAATGCCCACACAAGGGTTCCTGGTATGTAAAACAGCAGAACCACCGATATCATGTCATGGTAAATGATTGCATTACCACCGTGGTAAAAGCCTAG
- a CDS encoding MFS transporter, producing MNNTNPIKTTEKLAYGFGCFGQNMIYSLMANFLLFFYTDIFGILPSVAGTILLLAKLWDAINDPMMGMFADKTRTRWGKFRPYLIFTPILFVPFAVASFSTPSLSMTGKIAWAAVTYICFGMIYTASDVPFWALSSAITEDTNERNSVVVYPRFIATIAIAIATLCTQPLIKLFSSPKSPARGYQLTALCYSILTVACFALTFFFVRERVQPSNKEKASFKDIIKTFTSNKPLMLVIVSGFFTGIGQTAKLSMLIYYAKYNLGNEMMFTLFAGANIPFILIGIATVPYFCRRFGKKAACIGYYAIYALGSLGFYFVGWNNFGLLLAFNCISSLGMASPQVIQTAMIADTIEYGELQTGKRTEGTIFSSQTFLAKLTAAVTSVMIAASLSALGYIPNAPQSQQVLSGIHSLTAFIPFFSSILGIIPIAFYPLNEKRHAQIVVELHKRGVVAVPLSD from the coding sequence ATGAATAATACAAACCCTATCAAGACAACTGAGAAACTTGCCTATGGTTTTGGTTGTTTCGGCCAAAATATGATTTACAGCCTCATGGCAAACTTCTTGCTTTTTTTCTATACGGATATCTTTGGGATACTCCCCTCCGTTGCAGGAACAATCCTCCTATTGGCAAAGCTCTGGGATGCAATCAACGATCCGATGATGGGTATGTTTGCCGATAAAACACGCACCCGCTGGGGAAAATTCAGACCCTACCTTATCTTTACCCCGATTCTCTTTGTCCCCTTTGCTGTCGCCTCCTTCAGCACCCCCTCTTTGTCAATGACGGGGAAAATAGCCTGGGCTGCCGTTACCTATATTTGCTTTGGTATGATCTACACCGCAAGCGATGTTCCTTTCTGGGCCTTAAGCAGTGCCATCACCGAGGATACAAACGAGAGAAACAGCGTTGTAGTCTATCCACGTTTCATTGCGACAATTGCCATTGCCATTGCCACCTTGTGCACCCAGCCCCTTATCAAGCTCTTTTCTTCCCCAAAGAGCCCGGCAAGGGGTTATCAGTTGACTGCCCTCTGTTACAGCATCCTTACCGTTGCCTGCTTTGCCCTGACATTCTTCTTTGTGAGAGAACGGGTCCAGCCAAGCAACAAGGAAAAAGCGTCTTTCAAGGATATTATCAAAACATTCACCAGTAACAAGCCCCTGATGCTGGTAATTGTCAGCGGGTTTTTTACAGGCATAGGCCAGACAGCAAAACTCTCAATGCTTATCTACTATGCGAAATACAATCTGGGCAACGAAATGATGTTCACCCTTTTCGCAGGGGCAAACATTCCTTTCATTCTCATCGGTATCGCGACTGTTCCCTACTTTTGCAGGCGTTTTGGGAAAAAGGCTGCCTGCATAGGATACTATGCAATCTACGCCCTTGGCTCGTTGGGATTTTATTTTGTCGGATGGAACAACTTCGGCCTCTTGCTGGCATTCAACTGCATCAGCAGCCTTGGGATGGCAAGTCCGCAAGTCATCCAGACTGCCATGATTGCAGACACCATCGAGTATGGGGAATTACAAACCGGGAAAAGGACCGAGGGAACTATTTTTTCAAGCCAAACCTTCCTTGCAAAACTCACTGCAGCAGTTACCTCAGTTATGATAGCCGCCTCACTGTCCGCTTTAGGGTACATTCCCAATGCACCCCAATCCCAGCAGGTTCTGTCAGGCATACATTCCCTCACTGCTTTTATCCCATTTTTCTCAAGCATTCTGGGAATTATTCCCATAGCCTTTTACCCTCTCAATGAGAAACGGCACGCCCAGATTGTTGTGGAATTGCATAAACGGGGTGTAGTTGCCGTCCCGCTATCAGATTGA
- a CDS encoding cyclic nucleotide-binding domain-containing protein — MQKKTDAGNLIVEVVKDTVIYEQGAPCSTMFLLRSGTVGLFLNYRTPEQFELVEISLSGSSLGEMGLFTKEPRNATAVAMTDCVLVEISKEKFPAFIEAHPQETQQIILDLSQRFKMAVEEVKNEQLIIQECFEALKEAQLTKKDTLKERIKRISDFLLDIPKDVPPDLYLSFNSRFHGSML; from the coding sequence ATGCAGAAAAAAACAGATGCTGGAAACTTGATAGTCGAGGTAGTCAAGGATACGGTCATTTACGAGCAGGGTGCCCCCTGTTCTACTATGTTCCTGCTTCGAAGCGGTACTGTTGGGTTGTTTCTCAACTACAGGACACCCGAGCAATTTGAGCTGGTAGAGATTTCCCTTTCCGGTTCCAGCCTCGGAGAAATGGGATTGTTTACAAAAGAGCCCAGGAATGCAACAGCGGTTGCCATGACCGATTGTGTGTTGGTAGAGATTTCCAAGGAAAAGTTCCCGGCCTTTATTGAAGCCCATCCCCAAGAGACCCAACAGATTATCCTTGATTTGAGCCAACGATTCAAAATGGCAGTAGAGGAAGTCAAGAATGAGCAGCTTATCATACAGGAGTGCTTCGAGGCACTCAAAGAGGCCCAGCTTACCAAGAAAGACACCTTAAAGGAGAGGATAAAAAGGATTTCTGATTTCCTTCTGGATATCCCCAAGGATGTTCCTCCCGATTTGTATCTGAGTTTCAATTCCCGGTTTCATGGTTCCATGTTATAG
- a CDS encoding phosphoenolpyruvate carboxykinase (GTP) — MNVNEIKHDGLKKWLADFISLTTPDAVIVADGSSAQYDELIDAQVASGLATRLNPEKKPGSVLYLSDPSDVARVEKRTYISSITEEAAGPTNNWMDPAVLKKEMTELYRGCMKGRTMYVIPFSMGPIGSPISKIGVELTDSAYVVCNMMIMTRVGEKVLEQLGTDGYFVPCYHSVGKPLAEGESDNGIWPCAPMDKKYISHFPETREIWSYGSGYGGNALLGKKCLALRIASVLARDEGWLAEHMLILKITSPEGKSRFVTGAFPSACGKTNLAMLVPTIPGWKVETVGDDIAWMKYGSDGQLYAINPEAGFFGVAPGTSDESNHNALVAASSNTIFTNVALTEDNDVWWEGIGYDAPGKLIDWNGNEWIQNKADKSQKPAAHPNARFTAPAKQCPSIASEWEDPRGVPISAILFGGRRPKTIPLVHRSHDWNHGVFLGSIVGSEVTAAALDVKAGTIRRDPFAMLPFCGYNMGDYFQHWLDVGHAAPDQDKLPKIFYVNWFRKTAEGKWLWPGYGENSRVLKWVFESCEGTAKSVDTPIGIMPTIDAIDRPEGVTEEDMKELLAVDIDGWLNEVADIRANHYPKFGKHLPGELATFLDTLESNLKAAK, encoded by the coding sequence ATGAACGTAAATGAAATCAAGCATGATGGGCTAAAAAAATGGCTTGCGGATTTTATATCCCTTACCACCCCCGATGCAGTTATCGTAGCAGACGGTAGTTCAGCCCAATATGATGAACTTATCGATGCTCAGGTCGCAAGCGGTCTTGCTACAAGACTTAACCCCGAAAAAAAACCAGGTAGTGTTCTGTATCTCTCAGATCCTTCCGACGTAGCCCGTGTTGAAAAACGTACCTACATCTCTTCTATCACCGAAGAGGCAGCAGGCCCTACCAACAACTGGATGGATCCCGCTGTTTTGAAGAAGGAAATGACTGAACTGTATCGTGGATGCATGAAAGGCCGCACGATGTACGTGATTCCTTTCTCCATGGGTCCCATTGGCTCTCCTATTTCCAAAATCGGCGTTGAACTCACTGACAGTGCCTATGTTGTCTGCAATATGATGATCATGACCCGTGTAGGTGAAAAAGTTCTCGAGCAGCTTGGTACCGACGGATATTTTGTTCCTTGTTACCACTCTGTCGGCAAACCCCTCGCTGAAGGTGAGTCTGACAATGGCATCTGGCCTTGTGCCCCGATGGACAAGAAGTATATCTCACACTTCCCTGAGACCCGTGAGATCTGGTCCTATGGTTCAGGCTACGGCGGGAACGCTTTGCTTGGCAAGAAGTGTCTTGCCCTTCGCATCGCTTCTGTCCTCGCCCGTGATGAAGGCTGGCTCGCAGAGCACATGTTGATCCTCAAGATTACCAGCCCTGAAGGAAAGAGCCGTTTTGTAACCGGTGCATTCCCCTCAGCCTGCGGAAAGACCAACCTCGCTATGTTGGTTCCGACCATTCCCGGCTGGAAAGTCGAGACTGTCGGTGACGACATTGCCTGGATGAAATACGGTTCTGACGGACAGCTCTATGCTATCAACCCAGAAGCCGGTTTCTTCGGTGTAGCCCCTGGTACCTCTGACGAATCCAACCACAATGCACTCGTTGCAGCTTCTTCCAATACCATCTTCACCAACGTCGCCTTGACCGAGGACAATGATGTATGGTGGGAAGGGATCGGCTACGATGCTCCTGGCAAGTTGATCGACTGGAACGGTAACGAATGGATACAGAACAAGGCTGACAAGAGCCAGAAACCTGCTGCCCACCCGAATGCCCGTTTTACAGCACCTGCAAAACAATGCCCGAGCATTGCCTCCGAATGGGAAGACCCAAGGGGTGTTCCTATCAGTGCAATCCTCTTTGGCGGACGCCGCCCGAAGACCATTCCTTTGGTACACAGAAGCCATGACTGGAACCACGGTGTCTTCCTTGGTTCAATCGTCGGTTCCGAAGTTACCGCAGCTGCCCTCGACGTCAAGGCCGGAACCATCCGCCGCGACCCGTTTGCCATGCTGCCGTTCTGCGGATACAACATGGGCGATTACTTCCAGCATTGGTTGGATGTAGGCCATGCTGCCCCTGACCAGGACAAGCTTCCCAAGATTTTCTACGTCAACTGGTTCCGCAAAACTGCCGAAGGCAAGTGGTTGTGGCCTGGTTACGGCGAGAACAGCCGTGTCCTCAAGTGGGTATTCGAGAGCTGCGAAGGCACTGCAAAGTCTGTTGATACCCCCATTGGTATCATGCCGACCATCGATGCCATTGATCGCCCTGAAGGGGTAACCGAAGAAGATATGAAAGAGCTTTTGGCTGTTGATATCGACGGTTGGCTCAATGAAGTCGCAGATATCCGTGCGAACCACTACCCGAAGTTTGGCAAGCACCTCCCCGGCGAGCTTGCAACCTTCCTTGACACCCTTGAGTCAAACCTCAAAGCTGCCAAGTAA
- a CDS encoding helix-turn-helix transcriptional regulator → MSKIERVFYINKKILEEGKVTTQQVAEKYEISTRQVMRDFDYLRDNLKAPIAYDHNQKGYIYTEHFSLLSNTNERMLVLNAIFRSLAESQGVMSVVTEMITQGIDSGVDQDYKALTDKIVFITPIQDWPDYSIFNKVCSAMKSSERMTMHYHNGQGEATVRHIEPLRLVNYSGRWYLLAFDLKHRELRIFHLSRIEDINAIVGDFFHSSFTEDQLNTFIHGGYGIFMGSESINVTFRIFGSAVHTVATQTWHKEQKVKHLQVEGKEVLEVTLPVANMQEILSKVLSFGSAARPVSPPSFVDAWKATVLKMQSLAEEL, encoded by the coding sequence ATGAGCAAAATCGAACGAGTCTTTTACATCAACAAAAAAATCCTTGAAGAAGGAAAAGTAACGACCCAGCAGGTAGCAGAAAAATATGAGATTTCCACCCGGCAGGTAATGAGGGATTTCGATTACCTGCGTGATAATTTGAAAGCACCCATCGCCTATGACCATAATCAGAAAGGGTATATCTATACCGAGCATTTTTCCCTGCTTTCCAACACAAACGAACGTATGCTGGTGCTCAATGCAATATTTAGGAGTCTGGCAGAGTCCCAAGGGGTCATGTCAGTCGTTACCGAGATGATAACCCAGGGCATTGATAGTGGGGTAGACCAGGATTACAAGGCCCTTACCGATAAAATTGTTTTCATTACCCCCATCCAGGATTGGCCTGACTATTCGATTTTCAACAAAGTATGTTCCGCAATGAAAAGCAGCGAACGCATGACCATGCATTACCACAATGGACAGGGAGAAGCTACCGTACGGCATATCGAACCCTTGCGGTTGGTCAACTATAGTGGTCGATGGTATTTGCTTGCCTTTGATTTGAAGCACCGCGAGTTGAGAATTTTCCACCTTTCGAGGATTGAGGATATCAATGCCATCGTCGGGGATTTTTTTCATTCCTCCTTCACCGAGGATCAGCTCAATACCTTTATTCATGGTGGATACGGAATTTTTATGGGGAGTGAGAGTATCAACGTTACCTTCCGGATCTTCGGGAGTGCCGTACATACTGTCGCTACCCAGACCTGGCATAAAGAGCAGAAAGTCAAACACCTGCAGGTAGAGGGGAAAGAAGTTCTGGAAGTAACCCTCCCTGTTGCGAATATGCAGGAAATCTTGTCGAAAGTGCTTTCCTTTGGTTCTGCTGCAAGGCCTGTATCGCCTCCCTCCTTTGTTGATGCATGGAAAGCGACAGTGCTCAAGATGCAGAGTCTGGCAGAAGAACTGTAA
- a CDS encoding uracil-xanthine permease family protein codes for MGNKPSSKKLYGPADKPPLGQWIPLSIQHVFAMFGATILVPILTGLSPSTALFTAGTGTLLYILITQAKVPAFLGSSFAFIPALIGVSSVYGLPYAMGGAFASGVFYCIVAWIIKKSGYNWLGKVLPPVVIGSVIVVIGLNLAPTAMGMAMNDSNGNYSLFCLMIAVVTLAVTIIANIFSKGFFSIIPLLIGLFSGYLFALVMGMAFPAYALIDFQGVKEALWFGLPTFAFPKFNIVPMLTFIIVSLATICEHLGDTLTISKVVGKNFYEEPGLHRTLAGDGIATLWASFWGGPPNTTYGENIGVLALTRVYSVWVTGGAAVFAVFLSFFPKFGALIQTIPGPVLGGISMLLFGTIASSGLRTLVDSGVDYEDKRNLTISSVILVIGIGGGVITFAMGDSMQFSLGGVALATLVGILLNLVLPVEEATN; via the coding sequence ATGGGCAATAAGCCATCATCCAAAAAGTTGTATGGACCAGCGGATAAACCGCCACTTGGTCAGTGGATACCTTTGAGTATCCAGCATGTGTTTGCAATGTTCGGTGCAACGATTCTGGTTCCGATTCTTACCGGCCTTAGCCCTAGTACGGCCCTCTTTACCGCAGGAACAGGTACTTTACTGTATATCCTTATTACCCAGGCAAAAGTCCCGGCGTTCCTGGGATCTTCCTTTGCCTTTATCCCGGCCTTGATAGGCGTTTCCAGCGTGTATGGCCTTCCCTATGCAATGGGCGGTGCTTTTGCCAGTGGTGTTTTCTACTGCATCGTAGCTTGGATTATCAAAAAATCCGGTTACAACTGGTTGGGAAAAGTACTTCCCCCTGTGGTCATCGGCTCAGTCATTGTGGTAATCGGGTTGAATCTGGCTCCCACTGCGATGGGTATGGCAATGAATGATTCCAATGGTAATTACAGCCTGTTCTGCCTGATGATTGCGGTTGTCACCTTGGCTGTCACCATAATAGCCAATATCTTCTCGAAAGGATTTTTCAGTATTATCCCGCTGCTTATCGGATTGTTCTCCGGTTATCTCTTTGCTTTGGTGATGGGTATGGCATTCCCTGCCTATGCACTCATTGATTTCCAAGGGGTCAAAGAGGCACTCTGGTTCGGACTCCCCACCTTTGCCTTCCCGAAATTCAATATTGTACCAATGCTGACCTTTATCATTGTTTCCCTGGCGACTATCTGCGAGCACCTTGGAGATACTTTGACAATTTCAAAAGTCGTCGGAAAGAATTTCTATGAGGAACCAGGCTTGCACAGGACGCTTGCCGGTGACGGTATCGCAACCCTTTGGGCTTCATTCTGGGGTGGCCCACCCAATACCACCTATGGTGAAAACATTGGTGTATTGGCCCTTACCCGGGTCTATAGTGTCTGGGTCACCGGTGGAGCTGCCGTGTTCGCCGTTTTCCTTTCTTTCTTCCCCAAATTCGGTGCTTTGATCCAGACCATTCCAGGACCTGTCCTTGGAGGCATTTCCATGTTGCTGTTCGGGACTATTGCCTCGAGCGGTCTTCGTACCCTTGTAGATAGTGGCGTTGACTACGAGGACAAGAGAAACCTTACCATAAGTAGTGTTATCCTTGTCATCGGTATCGGTGGTGGGGTCATTACCTTTGCAATGGGTGATAGCATGCAGTTCTCCCTTGGTGGTGTTGCCCTTGCAACGCTGGTAGGTATTCTGCTCAATCTGGTTCTTCCTGTCGAAGAAGCAACAAACTAG
- a CDS encoding class I SAM-dependent methyltransferase produces the protein MSISCSLYRLTIDPILKSLRKEVAALLSENCTVIELGSGTGAQACALADRCSRYLGIDLNPGSVACAQARCKEKGFEQCEFKVVDGSSLPFLKDKEFDVGTCTLALHEMQADMRLMVLKELQRVSKKLIVIDYASPLPHSFAGKGAWFIEKLAGGDHYAGFMEYQHLGGVLPLLKIAGCSILSQQKSLWGIVSIVISQD, from the coding sequence ATGTCAATTTCTTGCAGTCTATACCGGCTTACTATCGACCCTATCCTCAAATCCCTGCGAAAAGAAGTAGCCGCTCTTCTGAGTGAAAACTGCACTGTTATTGAACTGGGGTCAGGTACTGGTGCACAAGCTTGTGCCTTGGCTGACCGGTGCAGCAGATATCTGGGCATAGATTTGAATCCTGGATCTGTTGCATGCGCCCAGGCAAGATGTAAGGAAAAAGGGTTCGAGCAATGCGAATTCAAGGTAGTCGATGGGAGCTCTTTACCTTTTCTCAAGGATAAGGAATTTGATGTAGGTACTTGCACCCTTGCCTTGCACGAAATGCAGGCAGACATGCGCCTGATGGTTCTCAAAGAGTTGCAGAGGGTGTCCAAAAAGCTCATTGTTATTGACTATGCTTCTCCTCTCCCGCATTCTTTTGCGGGAAAAGGAGCCTGGTTCATTGAAAAACTGGCAGGTGGCGACCATTACGCCGGATTTATGGAGTATCAACACCTTGGCGGTGTGCTTCCCCTGCTCAAAATAGCAGGATGTAGCATACTTTCACAGCAAAAATCCCTCTGGGGAATTGTTTCAATTGTAATCAGCCAGGACTGA
- a CDS encoding HRDC domain-containing protein: protein MYTYLVIESDLQLDEMVAQWKAQGTNVLAMDFEGEFNLHIYGEHLCLIQLYDGTSFYLIDPFKVQPSSLKAFLQDAEIEKIMFDCASDSALVRKEFGILMQNIYDIRVPALALGYTGNLSGLVSLYLGEQEEKTNGSKKKNQMTNWLARPLKNDQVQYALSDVAHLFSLKDILQAKIAEKGLSAQVNATMLNIAKPKGPDKPGWTKFACWKFLNREEKAYLKHFFIARDTLAKKYNVPAVRILDKHVLVDMAKNLPADANSFHSFCYRCGMHCEQELVELLLVGKSAALAEIKGA, encoded by the coding sequence ATGTACACCTATTTGGTAATTGAATCGGATTTGCAACTTGATGAAATGGTTGCGCAATGGAAGGCACAGGGGACCAACGTCCTTGCCATGGACTTTGAAGGAGAATTCAACCTTCATATATATGGGGAACATCTTTGCCTTATCCAACTGTATGACGGTACTTCATTTTACCTCATTGACCCATTTAAAGTTCAGCCCTCTTCTCTGAAGGCGTTTCTACAAGATGCAGAGATAGAGAAAATTATGTTTGACTGTGCCAGTGACTCTGCCCTAGTCCGTAAGGAATTCGGGATCCTTATGCAAAACATCTACGATATCAGGGTTCCTGCCCTTGCCTTGGGCTATACGGGAAATCTTTCAGGGTTGGTGAGCCTCTACCTTGGAGAACAAGAAGAAAAGACAAACGGGAGCAAAAAGAAAAACCAGATGACAAACTGGTTGGCAAGGCCTCTGAAGAATGATCAGGTCCAATATGCTTTATCGGATGTAGCCCATTTGTTTTCCCTCAAGGATATTCTCCAGGCGAAAATTGCCGAGAAAGGTCTTTCTGCCCAGGTCAATGCAACCATGCTGAATATTGCCAAGCCGAAAGGCCCGGACAAACCGGGGTGGACCAAATTTGCCTGTTGGAAATTTCTCAACCGGGAAGAGAAAGCTTATCTCAAGCATTTCTTCATTGCCCGAGATACGTTGGCGAAAAAATATAATGTCCCTGCAGTAAGAATCCTCGATAAACATGTCCTGGTAGATATGGCCAAGAACCTACCTGCCGACGCCAATTCCTTTCACTCTTTTTGTTATCGGTGCGGTATGCACTGTGAACAGGAATTGGTCGAATTGCTTCTTGTGGGGAAATCTGCGGCCCTTGCAGAGATCAAAGGTGCCTGA
- a CDS encoding ketopantoate reductase family protein produces the protein MKTVTLIGTGAVGALYGWRLAQGLGMDQIQVLAEGERKKRYEQEGFFLNGEQVFFPIVTPGQAKPTDLVIIATKNHQLKEAIKAIENAVGKDTAIMSLLNGTESETLLEHAYGPKPVLYAFAVGLSSRHERNHIDFTEEGKIVFGEKDNSKSERIRSIVNLFEQSHIKYLVPEDIRLELWKKFMLNTAFNTLSSICLATYGDFKAESLRTLAWKASKEVQAVAKAEGIILTDAMIEANYKTITSLGTEGKTSMFQDMEAGRKTENQWFCGTVVDLGQRHNIPTPVCETLSLLVEGCEQARFRHL, from the coding sequence ATGAAAACAGTAACACTTATCGGAACGGGAGCGGTTGGAGCTTTATACGGATGGCGTCTTGCCCAGGGCTTGGGAATGGATCAGATACAAGTCCTTGCAGAGGGTGAACGGAAAAAGCGCTATGAGCAAGAAGGATTCTTTCTCAACGGGGAGCAGGTTTTCTTCCCGATAGTAACCCCTGGCCAAGCAAAGCCGACCGACCTTGTCATTATCGCTACCAAGAACCACCAATTGAAAGAGGCCATCAAGGCTATTGAAAACGCAGTCGGAAAAGACACAGCTATCATGAGTCTTTTGAATGGTACCGAAAGCGAAACCTTGCTCGAACATGCTTATGGGCCAAAACCTGTTCTCTATGCCTTTGCCGTAGGTCTCAGTTCAAGGCACGAGAGGAACCACATAGACTTTACCGAGGAAGGCAAGATTGTCTTTGGAGAAAAAGATAACAGCAAAAGCGAACGTATCCGATCGATTGTCAATCTGTTTGAACAATCACATATCAAGTATCTGGTACCTGAGGATATACGTCTTGAACTCTGGAAAAAATTCATGCTCAACACTGCTTTCAATACGCTTTCCTCAATCTGTTTGGCCACCTATGGCGATTTCAAGGCAGAAAGCCTGAGAACCTTGGCCTGGAAAGCCAGCAAGGAAGTACAAGCGGTAGCAAAGGCCGAGGGAATCATCCTTACCGATGCAATGATCGAGGCTAACTACAAGACGATCACTTCCCTTGGAACAGAAGGAAAAACCTCGATGTTCCAGGATATGGAAGCCGGGAGAAAAACAGAAAACCAATGGTTCTGCGGTACGGTAGTAGACCTAGGGCAGAGACACAACATCCCTACCCCTGTCTGTGAAACCCTCTCCCTATTGGTAGAAGGCTGCGAACAAGCCCGGTTCAGGCACCTTTGA